ATTATATAggggcagaaaagaaaaaaaaataattcctctctctcttctccagaACACCCTGACAGATGTTACCCTTGCCTGTGATGGCCAGAAATTCTCTGCACACAAGCTGGTGTTGGTTACCTGCAGTGACTACTTCAGAACTATCCTGGGGGACATACCATGCCAGCACCCTATTGTGTACATGAGGGGTGTCACTGCCCAGGAAATGCAGGCACTGATAGACTTTATGTACACAGGACGGACTAACATACCTCAGAAAGAAGTGCCAACTCTCCTGTCCACAGCAGAAGCATTGCAAATCAAAGGCCTTGGTGTTTTTAATGCCAGTGAGAATCATGATACTGGAAGTCAAGCTCAAAGAGATTATGGTAATGCaagtaaaaggaagagatgtGAAACTGAAAATCAAGCTCAAAGAGATTATGGCAATGTGAACAAGAGGAAGGGATGTGATCCTCCGTCCTCATTAAATGGTTTATATGAAGACAATAACAGGAGCAGTACTTCAAAAAGTTTGTCAAAAGAAGATCAGTTTCTTGAAAATCTGTACAGTCACCATTATGCTCTTTTATCTTCCCCCAAACAAAGAAAATCTGATGATAGAACACAAGTAAGCATTCCTGACTACATGAGCAGTCATCAGACACCTTCTGGCTTGGAGAGCTCACCTCAGAAAGAATCTTCCTCTTCCAAAAGTGGATCAGATCCCAACCAAAATGTCACCACTTCATTATCTCCAGGAATTCTCAACAACCTTCTCCATCACCGCAAGTCAGACACCTCAAAGTCTTCCCTGATCAGACCATCCTCACCCATGCCCCATTCTCCGCAGGACAGAGTTGCTAGTGAAACAGTTTCATCCCATGCTTCAGATAAAGTGAAAGAGAGTCTAACTGAAAAAGATTCTTGTCAGAGTTCCTCCAGCCAGCCATCACAGCTGAACCCGAGACCTGAGGCCAAAGCAGCTTCCCCCCGTGCATTAAATTATTCCCTTGCTGGCCTTGGGGGCAGTAAAGACAGTTCCAGTGCAGGGTTGCATGGCCATGCTGCTGAAGAGTCCAGCGGGGGTCATGGGGACACTCCTGAAAATTTGGTATGCTTTGATTGTATTGTTAATTCATGACATTTTTTTATAATCTGCATCTTGCCTAATGTTCATAATAAATCAACTGAAAATTTGTTgaaaataacaaatacacattcctaaTAAATGTCTGCAGTAAGTATCACCCAATCTTTTTACAGATAAAAACAGAAATCAAAGATGAAGCTCTTGACTTCAGCAACACCACTTTGTCAGAAACTCAACAAGGCGACTCATCCAGCTCAGCCTTGAGTACAAATACCATTGGAGAGGAAACGCGGATGTACTTGGATGCCTTTGCCCGAAGTGCCAACCTTTCCTGGCAGCAGACTGCAGAGGACACCACAGTAAGTCCATTCTGGGTGGCACTCGGTCACAGTGACAGGTCAGGAGTGACATGTTACTGAATTAGAGTAACAAAGTCTAAAACAACATTCCTTGACTATTCTTGGAGAAATTTACATTACATCTATTTGGCTTTACTTACATTCTCATTAACTTGAGTTTGTCCTTGCAGCAAGAATCTCCAGCAGTGGATGGCCGACCGTTTGTGTGTCCAATATGCAGCAAGTGCTTTGCCAAGGCTGCCATACTCAAGCGTCACCACTTGGCTCACTTTCGGCCATACGTGTGTCACCTGTGCCCTCGTTCCTTCACCAGGAGAGAGGTCTTGGCAGAGCACATGCTGGAGCACACCGGGGCTGACCTGCGCATGCCGTGTCCCGTGTGTGGCATGACCATCAAGCGCAAACGTAACCTGCAGGCTCACATCAAAGTCAAGCATCCAGATTATTACCTGGAAAAAAGTGCAAAGAGAGAAGCAATGTGTTGATATGAACTCACCCACTGGTAAGTATGAGGTGTCACTACTCTCTCACTATTAAACATTTTCATCTTTGTATTATATATAAGCTGCCTGAAAGCAATGATGTAAAATTCCTCAAATTGGTCTCTAGTCATGTAATGATTAGACGCTCAACTGATGCTTCCATTACTCAGGTTACTCAACAGCGAGTATTGAATTCTACTTTTAGAATCTTCATAAATATTACCtacaaaaaacatattttttataatgaAAATATTCTTTATAAACATGTATCAAGCTTCTACTGAAAACTGTTATTAGAAGTAACTGGGGTATAACATAACTTTAATCAGCACATACATATTTTGGAAGTCCCTACTGGAAGCAGCCAAATTATAGTGAATTTTCATTTCACTAGATATAAACTTTGTTTTCATATCATTGCATTGTAGCATTCCTATTGTTGCTTGGTTGTAACAAGCACACTTACTCTATGTAGGTTTAGCATTAATGACGGTGTTAAACTGCATCAACAATTTTCTGCATGCAGAGAACTCAGTCTTGCCATCACTGCTGAAGACCTCTTCCATGGGCAGTGTTCTCAAGGTGTTCAGTTCATCTCTTCCATGATTGTTTTTACCACCTGACAGGCACAAATAATGTTGCATTCAATTTGAAAACATTATTTATTAAAGTTAGCACATGTTTTTTAGAGTAATTGTGAGTTATGATTCATAAGAGTGCAACATATTTTTAA
The window above is part of the Eriocheir sinensis breed Jianghai 21 chromosome 52, ASM2467909v1, whole genome shotgun sequence genome. Proteins encoded here:
- the LOC126983039 gene encoding protein abrupt-like, which produces MDDECLSLTWNNHGATYRQTLNSLRKENTLTDVTLACDGQKFSAHKLVLVTCSDYFRTILGDIPCQHPIVYMRGVTAQEMQALIDFMYTGRTNIPQKEVPTLLSTAEALQIKGLGVFNASENHDTGSQAQRDYGNASKRKRCETENQAQRDYGNVNKRKGCDPPSSLNGLYEDNNRSSTSKSLSKEDQFLENLYSHHYALLSSPKQRKSDDRTQVSIPDYMSSHQTPSGLESSPQKESSSSKSGSDPNQNVTTSLSPGILNNLLHHRKSDTSKSSLIRPSSPMPHSPQDRVASETVSSHASDKVKESLTEKDSCQSSSSQPSQLNPRPEAKAASPRALNYSLAGLGGSKDSSSAGLHGHAAEESSGGHGDTPENLIKTEIKDEALDFSNTTLSETQQGDSSSSALSTNTIGEETRMYLDAFARSANLSWQQTAEDTTQESPAVDGRPFVCPICSKCFAKAAILKRHHLAHFRPYVCHLCPRSFTRREVLAEHMLEHTGADLRMPCPVCGMTIKRKRNLQAHIKVKHPDYYLEKSAKREAMC